In Phaeobacter piscinae, one genomic interval encodes:
- the sfsA gene encoding DNA/RNA nuclease SfsA, with translation MRFQTPLLSAVLIRRYKRFLADCQLPDGREVTAHCANPGSMLGLAEPGSPVWLEPNDDPKKKLKYGWRLVEVAGGALVGVDTSVPNRALKSALEAGEIPALAQYGTVRAEVKYAEKSRIDFLLSQPGLPDCYVEVKSVTLSRQPGLAEFPDSVTARGAKHLGNLADMCRAGHRAVLLYLVQREDCDRFEIARDIDPTYAAAWEAAAASGVERLVIGTRISPQGVEIAGMIAG, from the coding sequence ATGCGCTTTCAAACCCCTCTCCTGTCCGCCGTGCTGATCCGACGCTACAAAAGGTTTCTGGCGGACTGCCAGTTGCCGGATGGGCGCGAAGTAACCGCCCATTGTGCCAATCCCGGATCGATGTTGGGACTGGCCGAGCCTGGCAGCCCGGTCTGGCTGGAGCCCAATGACGACCCCAAGAAGAAGCTGAAATACGGCTGGCGGCTGGTTGAGGTTGCGGGCGGGGCTCTGGTCGGCGTGGATACATCTGTGCCAAACCGCGCGCTGAAATCGGCGCTGGAGGCAGGCGAGATCCCGGCCCTAGCGCAATACGGAACGGTCCGGGCCGAGGTGAAATATGCCGAGAAGAGCCGCATTGATTTCCTGCTGAGCCAGCCCGGCCTGCCTGATTGCTATGTTGAAGTGAAAAGCGTGACCCTATCCCGGCAGCCCGGCCTGGCGGAGTTTCCCGACAGTGTGACCGCGCGCGGCGCCAAACATCTGGGAAATCTGGCGGATATGTGCCGCGCCGGACACCGGGCGGTGCTGCTCTATCTGGTGCAGCGCGAGGATTGTGATCGTTTTGAGATTGCCCGCGACATCGACCCGACCTATGCCGCCGCCTGGGAGGCGGCGGCGGCGTCAGGTGTGGAACGTCTGGTGATCGGCACCCGCATTAGCCCGCAAGGCGTTGAGATCGCTGGTATGATCGCGGGCTGA
- a CDS encoding mechanosensitive ion channel family protein codes for MDSLNALMQTEIYNGKSLADLVTLEFLAQAMGSVLAAIVILLAGFIVASWVKRRIVQIGDSHASLDVTLFHFLGNLARYVILAFALLFVLNTFGVETTSIIAAIGAAGLAIGLAMQGALSNVAAGIMLILFRPFKLGDFIEVNDEMGTVKEITLNNTVIASLSNLKVIIPNSEVWGNTITNYSEFDTRRAEWSFGVGYGANLATAEQVIRDTIMSDSRSHAEPEPFIQVNNLNSSSVDFLVRVWVDAAEYFQYQADMKRRVKEALDDAGIDIPFPTRTLVQAAPDASQDVADTSDADAKERSAA; via the coding sequence ATGGACAGTCTGAATGCCCTGATGCAGACCGAAATCTACAACGGCAAATCGCTGGCTGATCTGGTCACGCTGGAGTTTCTGGCCCAGGCCATGGGCAGCGTGCTTGCCGCCATCGTGATCCTGCTGGCCGGGTTTATCGTTGCCAGCTGGGTCAAACGCCGCATCGTGCAGATCGGTGACAGCCACGCCAGCCTCGATGTGACCCTGTTCCACTTCCTCGGCAATCTGGCACGCTATGTGATCCTCGCCTTTGCGCTGTTGTTTGTGCTCAACACCTTCGGGGTTGAGACCACTTCTATCATTGCCGCTATCGGTGCTGCCGGCCTCGCCATCGGTCTGGCAATGCAGGGCGCGCTGTCCAATGTGGCGGCTGGCATCATGCTGATCCTGTTCCGCCCGTTCAAACTGGGCGATTTCATCGAGGTGAATGACGAAATGGGCACGGTGAAGGAAATCACCCTGAACAACACCGTGATCGCCAGCCTCTCTAACCTGAAGGTGATCATCCCCAACTCAGAGGTTTGGGGCAACACGATCACCAACTATTCCGAATTCGACACCCGCCGGGCCGAGTGGAGTTTTGGTGTGGGTTACGGTGCCAATCTTGCCACCGCCGAGCAGGTGATCCGCGACACCATCATGTCCGACAGCCGCTCTCATGCAGAGCCGGAGCCGTTCATCCAGGTCAATAATCTGAACAGCAGTTCGGTTGATTTTCTGGTCCGCGTCTGGGTCGATGCGGCAGAGTATTTTCAGTATCAGGCCGACATGAAGCGCCGGGTGAAGGAAGCGCTTGATGACGCCGGGATCGATATTCCCTTCCCGACCCGCACGCTGGTTCAGGCGGCCCCCGATGCCTCGCAGGACGTCGCGGACACATCTGACGCCGATGCCAAGGAGCGAAGCGCCGCCTGA
- the map gene encoding type I methionyl aminopeptidase: MRSKDGRTTKDGIRIYEPGDFAGMHAAGALAARILDDIAAHVVPGQTTGELDRLITQMVEDAGATSATIGYKGYQHASCISVNHVVCHGIPGEKKLKDGDILNIDVTVIVDGWFGDTSRMYVAGKLSRKTERLIQVTHDSLMKGIEAVKPGNTFGDIGHAIQSYVEAQRMSVVRDFCGHGLGQVFHAPPNVLHYGRAGSGPVLEEGMFFTIEPMVNLGRPETKILADEWTAVTRDKSLSAQFEHSVGVTADGAEIFTLSPAGKFHPTYG, from the coding sequence ATGAGATCGAAAGACGGCCGCACCACAAAAGACGGCATTCGCATTTATGAGCCCGGCGATTTTGCCGGAATGCACGCGGCCGGGGCGCTGGCGGCCCGGATCCTTGACGATATTGCCGCCCATGTCGTGCCCGGTCAGACCACCGGTGAGCTGGACCGGCTGATCACCCAGATGGTGGAGGACGCAGGCGCGACCTCAGCGACCATAGGTTACAAAGGCTATCAGCACGCCAGCTGCATCAGCGTCAATCACGTGGTCTGCCATGGGATCCCCGGTGAGAAAAAGCTGAAGGATGGCGACATCCTGAATATCGACGTCACCGTGATTGTCGATGGCTGGTTTGGCGATACCAGCCGGATGTATGTGGCCGGCAAGCTGTCGCGCAAAACCGAACGACTGATCCAGGTGACACATGACTCCCTGATGAAGGGGATCGAGGCGGTGAAACCCGGCAACACATTTGGTGATATCGGCCACGCCATCCAGTCCTACGTCGAAGCGCAGCGCATGAGCGTGGTGCGGGATTTCTGCGGCCACGGTCTGGGTCAGGTGTTCCATGCCCCGCCCAACGTGCTGCACTATGGCCGCGCGGGTTCCGGTCCGGTGCTGGAGGAAGGCATGTTCTTTACCATCGAGCCAATGGTGAACCTTGGCCGTCCGGAAACCAAGATTCTGGCCGATGAATGGACCGCCGTGACCCGCGACAAATCGCTGTCTGCGCAGTTTGAACATTCGGTCGGGGTGACGGCAGATGGTGCTGAGATCTTCACGCTGTCGCCTGCGGGCAAGTTTCACCCGACCTACGGCTGA
- a CDS encoding HAD family hydrolase: MPITYPTPKLVIFDCDGVLVDSETLSNQVLVDNLARHGLQLSLAECMDLFVGGTMADVRTKAIARGADLPQDWIAEIYEETYSRLRQGVDLVPGVSDLLALLQARGIAFCVASNGSEEKMRITLGQNGLWDLFHPHAMFSAHTLKTGKPDPDLFLAAACHFDVQARDCLVIEDSENGAIAAARAGMRCLGFDPHGTGHRLTPHNAEHITTMTDVPRLIGLRP, from the coding sequence ATGCCGATCACATATCCGACGCCGAAACTGGTGATTTTCGACTGTGACGGCGTTTTGGTCGACAGCGAAACGCTCAGCAATCAGGTGCTGGTCGACAACCTCGCACGCCACGGACTTCAGCTGTCACTTGCGGAATGTATGGATCTCTTTGTCGGTGGCACCATGGCAGATGTGCGCACCAAGGCCATCGCGCGGGGCGCTGACCTGCCCCAAGATTGGATCGCAGAGATCTACGAGGAAACCTATAGCCGTCTGCGGCAGGGGGTCGATCTGGTGCCGGGGGTGTCCGATCTACTGGCGCTATTGCAGGCGCGAGGCATCGCCTTTTGCGTGGCCTCCAACGGCAGCGAGGAAAAGATGCGCATCACCCTTGGCCAGAACGGCCTCTGGGATCTGTTTCATCCCCACGCCATGTTCTCCGCTCATACGCTCAAGACCGGCAAACCGGACCCTGATCTGTTCCTTGCCGCCGCCTGCCATTTCGATGTGCAGGCCCGCGACTGCCTGGTGATCGAGGACAGCGAAAACGGCGCCATCGCCGCCGCCCGCGCTGGCATGCGCTGCCTCGGCTTTGATCCCCACGGCACGGGCCACCGCCTGACACCGCATAACGCCGAGCATATTACCACTATGACAGATGTCCCACGTCTGATCGGCCTGCGTCCCTAA
- the rsmD gene encoding 16S rRNA (guanine(966)-N(2))-methyltransferase RsmD has protein sequence MRIIAGDFRGRALTSVGKGDAGAHLRPTTDRVRESLFNVLSHLVDFDGLRVLDLFAGTGALGLEALSRGAADAVFVDDGRVSQGLITKNIDLLRIKDRARLIRRDATRLPVNDGAPCDVIFLDPPYGKSLGQKALTAAIKGSWLTEDALVIWEESSPMQAPAGFTLHDSRKYGDTHITLLWRES, from the coding sequence ATGAGGATCATCGCCGGAGATTTCCGAGGCCGCGCGCTCACCAGCGTGGGCAAGGGGGATGCAGGCGCCCATCTGCGCCCCACCACTGACCGGGTGCGCGAAAGCCTGTTCAACGTGTTGAGCCATCTGGTCGATTTCGATGGGCTGCGGGTGCTGGATCTGTTCGCGGGCACCGGTGCCTTGGGGCTTGAGGCGCTGTCGCGCGGCGCGGCGGATGCGGTGTTTGTCGATGATGGCCGGGTCTCGCAGGGGCTGATCACCAAGAACATCGACCTGCTGCGGATTAAGGACCGCGCGCGCCTTATTCGCCGCGATGCAACCCGCCTGCCGGTCAATGATGGCGCGCCCTGTGATGTGATCTTCCTCGATCCACCTTATGGTAAATCTTTGGGGCAGAAGGCGCTGACCGCCGCGATCAAAGGCAGCTGGCTGACTGAGGATGCGCTGGTGATCTGGGAAGAAAGCAGCCCCATGCAAGCCCCCGCAGGATTTACCCTGCACGACAGCCGCAAATACGGCGACACGCACATCACCCTCCTGTGGCGCGAGAGCTGA
- a CDS encoding NAD(P)/FAD-dependent oxidoreductase translates to MTHFVVIGAGQAGASLVAQLRKQGFDGEITLIGSEPVVPYQRPPLSKAYLLGEMELERLYLRPESFYVDSNIALKLGRQVQAIDPAEKTVTLADEVLHYDQLALTTGSSPRRLPAAIGGDLNGVYVLRDLADVDAMAPVVKDGARTLIVGGGYIGLEAAAVCAKRGVSVTLVEMADRILQRVAAPETSDYFRSLHTGHGVEIREGIGLERLEGEGGAVSRAVLSDGSTVEVDFVIVGVGITPACDLAEAAGLTLENGIKVDEQGRTSDPAIWAAGDCASFPYRGSHIRLESVPNAIDQAEVAARNMLGAGETYVAKPWFWSDQYDVKLQIAGLNTGYDNVVTRAGQDGTMSFWYYTGDQLVAVDAMNDPRAYMVAKRLIEAGRTADKTVVADPEADLKPLLRA, encoded by the coding sequence ATGACCCATTTCGTCGTGATCGGGGCAGGGCAGGCCGGCGCCTCGCTGGTGGCTCAGCTGCGCAAGCAGGGCTTTGACGGGGAAATCACCCTGATCGGCAGCGAACCGGTCGTGCCCTATCAGCGTCCCCCCCTCTCCAAGGCCTATCTGCTGGGCGAGATGGAGCTGGAGCGGCTCTATCTGCGCCCTGAGAGTTTCTACGTCGATAGCAATATTGCCCTGAAGCTTGGCCGACAGGTGCAGGCCATTGACCCAGCGGAGAAGACCGTCACCCTCGCGGATGAGGTGCTGCACTACGACCAGCTGGCGCTTACCACCGGGTCCAGTCCGCGCCGTCTGCCTGCCGCTATTGGTGGTGATCTGAACGGCGTTTACGTGCTGCGCGATCTGGCAGATGTGGACGCCATGGCGCCCGTGGTCAAAGACGGCGCGCGCACGCTGATCGTGGGCGGTGGGTACATCGGGCTAGAGGCCGCCGCCGTCTGTGCCAAACGCGGGGTCTCCGTCACGCTGGTGGAAATGGCCGACCGCATCCTGCAACGGGTCGCTGCGCCGGAAACCTCGGACTATTTCCGCAGCCTGCACACAGGCCATGGTGTCGAGATTCGCGAAGGCATCGGACTGGAGCGGCTGGAGGGCGAGGGTGGGGCCGTCAGCCGCGCCGTGCTCAGCGATGGCTCAACGGTTGAGGTGGATTTCGTCATCGTCGGCGTTGGCATCACCCCCGCATGTGATCTGGCAGAGGCGGCGGGCCTGACGCTGGAGAACGGCATCAAGGTGGACGAGCAGGGGCGCACTTCTGATCCCGCGATCTGGGCCGCCGGGGATTGCGCCTCCTTCCCCTATCGCGGCAGCCATATCCGGCTCGAAAGCGTGCCCAACGCCATTGATCAGGCAGAGGTCGCTGCCCGCAATATGCTCGGCGCGGGGGAGACCTATGTGGCGAAGCCCTGGTTCTGGTCCGATCAATATGACGTCAAACTGCAAATCGCGGGCCTCAACACCGGCTACGACAATGTCGTCACCCGCGCGGGACAGGATGGCACCATGTCCTTCTGGTATTACACCGGCGATCAGCTGGTGGCGGTGGATGCGATGAATGATCCCCGCGCTTATATGGTCGCCAAACGCCTGATTGAGGCGGGACGCACCGCCGACAAAACCGTGGTGGCTGACCCTGAGGCGGATCTGAAACCGCTGCTGCGCGCATGA
- a CDS encoding peroxiredoxin, translating to MISVGETLPEATLTRMGAEGPEQVSMAELTKGRTVAIFAVPGAFTPTCHSAHVPSFIRNKDALAAKGVDEIICIAGNDPFVMQAWSEATGAGAAGITMLSDAECGFTDAIGMRLDAPAAGLIGRSLRYAMLARDGKVEVMNAEDNPGQCELSAGEALLDSIG from the coding sequence ATGATTTCCGTTGGAGAAACCCTGCCTGAGGCGACACTGACCCGCATGGGGGCAGAGGGCCCTGAACAGGTGAGCATGGCGGAGCTCACCAAGGGGCGCACGGTTGCCATTTTTGCGGTGCCGGGCGCGTTTACCCCGACCTGCCATTCGGCCCATGTGCCCAGCTTCATCCGCAATAAGGACGCGTTGGCCGCCAAAGGCGTGGATGAAATCATCTGCATTGCGGGCAATGATCCCTTTGTGATGCAGGCCTGGTCGGAGGCCACGGGTGCCGGTGCTGCCGGTATCACCATGCTGTCGGACGCCGAATGCGGGTTTACCGATGCGATCGGGATGCGGCTGGATGCACCTGCGGCGGGTCTGATCGGGCGGTCGCTGCGCTATGCGATGTTGGCGCGCGATGGCAAGGTTGAAGTCATGAACGCCGAAGACAATCCCGGCCAATGTGAACTGTCTGCGGGCGAGGCGCTGCTGGACTCCATCGGCTGA
- a CDS encoding 4a-hydroxytetrahydrobiopterin dehydratase: protein MTEKLSDATRGPLLDPLFSAGWQVVDGRDAITKTYKFDSFVDAFGWMTRAAIWAEKWDHHPEWSNVYNSVTVTLTTHDVGGISALDAKLARKMESL, encoded by the coding sequence ATGACCGAGAAACTCTCAGACGCCACGCGCGGCCCGCTGCTGGATCCGCTGTTCAGCGCCGGTTGGCAGGTGGTCGACGGCCGCGATGCCATCACCAAGACCTATAAATTCGACAGTTTTGTCGATGCCTTCGGCTGGATGACCCGCGCCGCAATCTGGGCCGAAAAATGGGATCACCACCCGGAATGGAGCAACGTCTACAACTCCGTTACCGTGACCCTGACCACCCATGATGTCGGCGGCATCAGCGCGCTGGATGCAAAACTCGCCCGCAAGATGGAGAGCCTTTAG
- a CDS encoding GNAT family N-acetyltransferase, whose product MEQAQIEIEVLGALSQLSAEEWDACACPEAANGGAPRDPFTTHRFLSALEDSGSVGRGTGWQPQYLTARRDGELIACAPMYAKSHSQGEYIFDHNWAHAYEQAGGRYYPKLQIAAPFTPATGRRFLVKPEFEGLGQSALVQGAVQLAADNRVSSLHVTFCTEDEAQMGAEMGLMARVTQQFHWLNDGYRSFDDFLGALSSRKRKTIRKERAQAQGFGGEIRAYHGSDLRPEHWDAFWTFYQDTGARKWGSPYLSRAFFDIAHDTMADDMVLILAERGGMPVAGALNFLGRDTLYGRYWGCQEHHPCLHFELCYYQAIDQAIARGLDRVEAGAQGEHKLARGYLPTQTHSLHWVGDPGFADAIARYLEAERGAIEEEIEILTDYGPFRKPHVEEQQ is encoded by the coding sequence ATGGAACAGGCGCAGATTGAAATCGAAGTGCTCGGCGCGCTGTCGCAGCTATCGGCCGAGGAATGGGACGCCTGCGCCTGTCCTGAGGCCGCTAACGGCGGTGCCCCACGAGATCCCTTCACCACGCACCGGTTTTTGAGCGCGCTGGAGGATAGCGGTTCCGTCGGGCGCGGCACCGGCTGGCAGCCGCAGTATCTGACCGCGCGCCGCGACGGCGAGCTGATCGCCTGCGCGCCGATGTATGCCAAATCCCACAGTCAGGGCGAATATATCTTCGACCACAACTGGGCCCATGCCTATGAACAGGCGGGCGGGCGCTATTACCCCAAGCTGCAGATCGCAGCGCCTTTTACCCCGGCCACAGGGCGGCGTTTTCTGGTAAAGCCGGAATTCGAAGGCCTGGGCCAGTCCGCACTGGTGCAGGGGGCTGTACAGCTGGCGGCAGACAACCGCGTCTCCTCCCTGCATGTGACCTTCTGCACCGAGGATGAGGCGCAGATGGGTGCCGAAATGGGGCTGATGGCCCGTGTCACGCAACAGTTTCACTGGCTGAACGACGGCTACCGCAGTTTTGACGATTTCCTTGGCGCACTCTCGTCGCGCAAACGCAAGACCATCCGCAAGGAACGCGCGCAGGCGCAGGGCTTTGGCGGGGAGATCCGCGCCTATCACGGCAGCGATCTGCGCCCCGAACATTGGGATGCCTTCTGGACCTTCTATCAGGACACAGGCGCGCGCAAATGGGGCTCGCCCTATCTCAGCCGCGCCTTTTTCGACATCGCGCATGACACCATGGCGGACGACATGGTGCTGATTCTCGCCGAACGTGGCGGGATGCCGGTCGCGGGTGCGTTGAATTTCCTAGGCCGTGACACGCTTTACGGCCGCTACTGGGGGTGCCAAGAACACCACCCCTGCCTGCATTTCGAACTGTGTTATTATCAGGCCATCGATCAGGCGATTGCCCGCGGGCTGGACCGGGTCGAGGCGGGCGCGCAGGGGGAACACAAGCTGGCGCGTGGCTATCTGCCGACGCAAACGCATAGTCTGCATTGGGTGGGCGATCCGGGATTTGCCGATGCCATTGCCCGCTATCTGGAGGCCGAACGCGGCGCCATCGAAGAAGAAATCGAGATCCTGACGGACTACGGTCCGTTCCGCAAACCCCATGTGGAGGAGCAACAATGA
- a CDS encoding glycerophosphodiester phosphodiesterase family protein, translating into MTSDLPAAFLRQPITHRALHDVRDGRPENSRAAILAAIEAGYGIEMDLQLSSDGRAMVFHDYNLERLAEGAGLVADHTRDQLRAIPLKGGDGECIPDLAEVLDLVDGRVPLLIELKDQDGNMGPNIGALEADTAEQLKDYKGEVALMSFNPHTVVELARLAPGRPRGITTSSYRVEHWPELTAEVCDHLRTIPDFDRSGSCFISHEVADLTSPHVAELRAQGVPVLCWTVTSAAMEKEARKIAHNVTFERYLSDIPA; encoded by the coding sequence ATGACCTCAGATCTGCCTGCCGCATTCCTGCGCCAGCCCATCACCCATCGCGCGCTGCACGACGTGCGCGATGGTCGCCCGGAGAACAGCCGCGCCGCCATTCTTGCGGCGATTGAAGCGGGCTATGGCATTGAAATGGACCTGCAACTGTCCTCCGATGGGCGCGCCATGGTGTTCCATGACTACAATCTGGAACGGCTGGCTGAGGGGGCTGGGCTTGTTGCGGATCACACCCGCGACCAGCTGCGCGCCATCCCTCTCAAGGGCGGTGATGGCGAATGCATCCCGGATCTGGCTGAGGTCCTCGACCTGGTTGATGGGCGGGTGCCCCTCTTGATTGAGCTGAAGGATCAGGACGGCAATATGGGGCCAAATATCGGCGCGCTTGAGGCCGATACTGCGGAACAGCTGAAAGACTATAAGGGCGAGGTCGCGCTGATGTCTTTCAATCCGCATACCGTGGTCGAACTGGCGCGCTTGGCGCCGGGTCGGCCGCGTGGCATTACCACCAGTAGCTACAGGGTTGAGCATTGGCCCGAGCTGACGGCGGAGGTCTGCGACCATCTGCGCACAATCCCGGATTTTGACCGCTCCGGCTCCTGTTTCATCAGCCATGAGGTGGCCGATCTCACCAGCCCGCACGTCGCGGAACTGCGCGCCCAGGGTGTGCCGGTGCTGTGCTGGACCGTGACCTCCGCCGCGATGGAAAAGGAGGCGCGCAAAATCGCGCATAATGTCACCTTTGAACGCTATCTTTCTGATATCCCGGCTTGA
- a CDS encoding RidA family protein translates to MDIEAKLKDLGIQLPSAPAPAANYVPYVVVDNMVYISGQISAGPEGLITGKLGADMDVAAGQKAARQCAIALLAQLKAACGGDLNRLKRVVKLGAFVNSTDSFTDQPQVVNGASDLMVEVLGDAGRHARAAVSAPSLPLGVAVEIDGVFQIS, encoded by the coding sequence ATGGATATCGAAGCCAAACTCAAAGATCTGGGCATTCAACTGCCAAGCGCACCGGCCCCCGCAGCCAACTATGTGCCCTATGTGGTGGTCGATAATATGGTCTATATCTCCGGCCAGATCTCTGCCGGGCCTGAGGGTCTGATCACCGGCAAACTGGGTGCGGATATGGATGTAGCCGCCGGTCAGAAAGCCGCCCGCCAATGCGCCATCGCGCTGCTGGCGCAGCTGAAAGCTGCCTGTGGCGGTGATCTGAACCGTCTGAAGCGCGTTGTGAAACTGGGTGCGTTTGTCAATTCTACCGACAGCTTCACTGACCAGCCGCAGGTGGTGAACGGGGCGTCTGACCTGATGGTTGAGGTGCTGGGCGATGCTGGTCGCCATGCCCGTGCCGCCGTCAGCGCGCCCTCGCTGCCGCTGGGTGTGGCAGTGGAAATCGACGGCGTGTTCCAGATCTCATGA
- a CDS encoding HlyD family type I secretion periplasmic adaptor subunit — MNQSKPETNSWSARRPLIIGLVGVLILLGGFGTWSVATSIAGAVVASGRIEVDRNRQVVQHLDGGIVQEILVEEGDTVAEGEVLLRLDAKELRSQLVITEGQLFELMARRARLDAERDSAETVEFDAELHDLAETRPEVADLMQGQVRLFQARKESVAREIDQLEKRRTQIQDQITGVRAQQASRRTQLNLIEEELANQQSLLDRGLAQAGTVLNLRRTEADLQGSLGELIATEAQAEGRITEIDIEILKLGTQQREEAITRLRDLRYQELELAETRRALKDRLARLDITAPVSGVVYGLQVHTPRSVIRAADPVLYLVPQDRPLVIAAQVAPTDVDQIFVGQAVTLRFPALDQRSTPELFGSVKQVSADAFEDQSSKLSYYRTEIELNPGQLETLPEGTVLIPGMPVEGYIRTADRTPLGYLVKPLADYFVRAFRES, encoded by the coding sequence ATGAACCAGAGCAAACCTGAGACCAATTCCTGGTCCGCCCGCCGCCCGCTGATCATCGGGCTGGTTGGGGTGCTGATCCTGCTTGGCGGTTTTGGAACATGGTCGGTTGCCACGTCGATTGCCGGCGCGGTTGTCGCCTCAGGCCGGATCGAGGTTGACCGCAACCGGCAGGTTGTCCAGCATCTGGACGGCGGCATCGTGCAGGAAATTCTGGTGGAGGAGGGCGACACCGTCGCCGAGGGGGAGGTTCTTCTGCGTCTGGATGCGAAGGAGCTGCGCTCTCAACTGGTCATCACCGAAGGACAGCTGTTTGAGCTGATGGCCCGCCGTGCCCGCCTTGATGCGGAACGCGACAGCGCTGAGACGGTAGAGTTCGACGCTGAACTGCACGACCTGGCGGAAACCCGACCAGAGGTGGCGGATCTGATGCAGGGGCAGGTCCGCCTGTTTCAGGCCCGCAAAGAGTCCGTCGCGCGGGAAATTGACCAGTTGGAGAAGCGCCGTACCCAGATCCAGGATCAGATCACCGGCGTCCGTGCCCAACAGGCCTCGCGCCGCACCCAGCTTAACCTGATCGAGGAGGAGCTGGCCAACCAGCAGTCCCTGCTGGACCGTGGATTGGCGCAGGCCGGCACCGTCCTGAACCTGCGTCGGACCGAGGCCGATTTACAGGGCTCGCTGGGCGAGCTGATCGCCACCGAAGCGCAGGCCGAGGGGCGCATCACCGAGATTGATATCGAGATCCTGAAACTCGGCACCCAGCAGCGCGAAGAGGCGATCACCCGCCTGCGTGATTTGCGCTATCAGGAGTTGGAACTGGCCGAGACCCGTCGCGCGTTGAAGGACCGCCTGGCGCGGCTCGATATCACGGCGCCGGTGTCAGGGGTGGTATACGGCCTGCAGGTGCACACGCCCCGCTCGGTGATCCGGGCGGCGGATCCGGTGCTGTATCTGGTGCCACAGGATCGACCGCTGGTAATTGCCGCGCAGGTGGCACCCACGGATGTTGATCAGATCTTTGTCGGTCAGGCGGTGACCCTGCGCTTCCCGGCGCTGGATCAACGTTCGACGCCGGAACTGTTCGGCTCGGTGAAACAGGTCTCCGCCGATGCGTTTGAGGATCAGTCCAGCAAGCTCTCCTACTACCGGACCGAAATCGAACTGAACCCCGGTCAGCTGGAGACCCTGCCCGAAGGCACCGTGCTCATTCCCGGCATGCCAGTTGAGGGCTATATCCGCACCGCTGACCGAACCCCGCTTGGCTATCTGGTGAAACCGCTTGCGGATTACTTCGTGCGCGCCTTCCGGGAAAGCTGA